One window from the genome of Trichoplusia ni isolate ovarian cell line Hi5 chromosome 13, tn1, whole genome shotgun sequence encodes:
- the LOC113500224 gene encoding uncharacterized protein LOC113500224 yields MAFQGSPALTTASGKCVLTTATETGGGRLAVTEVPELAAITVTSRIPEFWTNMPRLWFNQFECVMAQQKQGDESKYNLVVSKLDMDVLQQVSDILRDPPAQDKYSTLKQRLISVYEESAEQQFRKLVSEIELGSQKPSQLLRKMADLGRNPEISGQALCNLWLAKLPAAVRAGLAVTQEKDLEKLATIADKIVENLNANTIAAVCSDSVPSAPSCSNQVYAVGDLLTQINKLSLEVASLKNEIEVQGHRRNSFRGRGRGRWNARSRSRSRDGHKKMNAEDPNWLCKYHFRYRTRARNCEKPCAWIKKKEN; encoded by the coding sequence ATGGCTTTTCAAGGTTCACCAGCATTGACAACGGCATCAGGAAAATGCGTTCTGACTACGGCGACGGAGACGGGAGGAGGAAGACTGGCTGTCACTGAGGTGCCAGAACTAGCTGCCATTACCGTAACCTCACGTATTCCGGAATTTTGGACAAATATGCCAAGGCTATGGTTCAATCAATTTGAATGTGTTATGGCTCAGCAAAAGCAAGGAGATGAAAGCAAATATAATCTTGTGGTTTCGAAATTGGATATGGATGTTCTGCAGCAGGTTAGCGATATACTCCGCGACCCTCCTGCTCAAGACAAATATTCGACCCTGAAGCAGCGATTGATAAGCGTCTATGAAGAATCGGCTGAACAACAATTTCGCAAATTAGTGAGTGAGATAGAACTGGGAAGCCAGAAGCCTTCTCAGCTGCTCAGAAAAATGGCAGACTTAGGCCGGAATCCAGAAATTTCGGGACAAGCGCTATGCAACTTATGGCTAGCGAAGCTTCCAGCGGCAGTTAGAGCAGGTTTAGCCGTTACGCAAGAGAAAGACCTGGAGAAATTGGCCACGATTGCAGATAAGATAGTCGAAAACCTCAATGCGAATACCATTGCAGCTGTATGTTCAGATTCTGTTCCGTCAGCACCGTCCTGCAGCAACCAAGTTTACGCGGTAGGCGACCTCCTGACGCAGATCAACAAATTGTCTTTAGAAGTGGCGTCACTGAAAAATGAGATCGAGGTCCAAGGCCACAGAAGAAACAGTTTTCGAGGACGAGGACGCGGCCGGTGGAATGCACGCTCAAGATCAAGATCCAGAGACGGACATAAGAAGATGAATGCAGAAGACCCAAATTGGTTATGCAAGTATCACTTTCGGTATCGTACACGGGCACGTAACTGTGAGAAACCATGCGCCTGGATTAAAAAGAAGGAAAACTAA